From Strigops habroptila isolate Jane chromosome 1, bStrHab1.2.pri, whole genome shotgun sequence, a single genomic window includes:
- the GATAD1 gene encoding GATA zinc finger domain-containing protein 1 isoform X1 — MPLGLKPTCSVCRSTSSSMWKKGGQGEILCNNCTARSAPPGPAAFATTSSAAQHSNGGGGGGKQSKQEIHRRSARLRNTKYKSAPAAEKKVSTKGKGRRHIFKLKNPIKAPESVSTIITAESIFYKGVYYQIGDVVSVVDEQDGKTYYAQIRGFIQDQYCEKSAALTWLIPTQASPKDCFDPASYIIGPEEDLPRKMEYLEFVCHAPSEYFKSRSSPFPTVPTRPEKGYIWTHVGPTPAISIKETVTNNL; from the exons ATGCCGCTGGGTCTGAAGCCCACCTGCAGCGTGTGCCGCAGCACGTCCTCCTCCATGTGGAAGAAGGGCGGCCAAGGCGAGATCCTGTGCAACAACTGCACGGCCCGCTCCGCGCCGCCCGGGCCCGCCGCCTTCGCCACCACTTCGTCCGCCGCACAGCACAGcaacggcggcggcggcggcgggaagCAG AGCAAGCAGGAGATCCACCGGCGGTCCGCGCGGCTGAGGAACACCAAGTACAAGTCGGCGCCCGCCGCGGAGAAGAAGGTTTCCACGAAGGGCAAGGGCAGGAGGCACATCTTCAAGCTGAAAAAC CCCATCAAGGCTCCTGAGTCTGTATCCACTATAATTACAGCAGAATCAATCTTTTATAAG GGTGTGTACTATCAAATTGGAGATGTTGTTTCAGTGGTTGATGAGCAGGATGGAAAAACGTACTACGCTCAGATCCGTGGGTTTATTCAGGACCAATACTGTGAAAAGAGTGCTGCGCTCACCTGGCTCATTCCTACACAAGCCAGCCCCAAAGATTGTTTTGACCCAGCATCCTATATCATAG gGCCAGAAGAAGACCTCCCAaggaaaatggaatatttaGAATTTGTTTGTCATGCACCTTCAGAATATTTCAAATCTCGATCGTCTCCCTTCCCCACTGTTCCCACAAGACCAGAGAAGGGCTATATATGGACTCATGTGGGACCTACTCCTGCAATCTCCATTAAAGAAACTGTTACcaataatttataa
- the GATAD1 gene encoding GATA zinc finger domain-containing protein 1 isoform X2, with protein sequence MPLGLKPTCSVCRSTSSSMWKKGGQGEILCNNCTARSAPPGPAAFATTSSAAQHSNGGGGGGKQSKQEIHRRSARLRNTKYKSAPAAEKKVSTKGKGRRHIFKLKNGVYYQIGDVVSVVDEQDGKTYYAQIRGFIQDQYCEKSAALTWLIPTQASPKDCFDPASYIIGPEEDLPRKMEYLEFVCHAPSEYFKSRSSPFPTVPTRPEKGYIWTHVGPTPAISIKETVTNNL encoded by the exons ATGCCGCTGGGTCTGAAGCCCACCTGCAGCGTGTGCCGCAGCACGTCCTCCTCCATGTGGAAGAAGGGCGGCCAAGGCGAGATCCTGTGCAACAACTGCACGGCCCGCTCCGCGCCGCCCGGGCCCGCCGCCTTCGCCACCACTTCGTCCGCCGCACAGCACAGcaacggcggcggcggcggcgggaagCAG AGCAAGCAGGAGATCCACCGGCGGTCCGCGCGGCTGAGGAACACCAAGTACAAGTCGGCGCCCGCCGCGGAGAAGAAGGTTTCCACGAAGGGCAAGGGCAGGAGGCACATCTTCAAGCTGAAAAAC GGTGTGTACTATCAAATTGGAGATGTTGTTTCAGTGGTTGATGAGCAGGATGGAAAAACGTACTACGCTCAGATCCGTGGGTTTATTCAGGACCAATACTGTGAAAAGAGTGCTGCGCTCACCTGGCTCATTCCTACACAAGCCAGCCCCAAAGATTGTTTTGACCCAGCATCCTATATCATAG gGCCAGAAGAAGACCTCCCAaggaaaatggaatatttaGAATTTGTTTGTCATGCACCTTCAGAATATTTCAAATCTCGATCGTCTCCCTTCCCCACTGTTCCCACAAGACCAGAGAAGGGCTATATATGGACTCATGTGGGACCTACTCCTGCAATCTCCATTAAAGAAACTGTTACcaataatttataa